The segment cggggaatctgaaaaattttgcaaaattttttgggaagtaaacaaggcctaagtaccaTCCCATTCCATTTGGGGCCCGACCAGCTACTGCCCTACCCTATTGGGCTAGTGCACAGAGGGCTTCTTtagttgcaaaatattttataaaatggaTACCGTTGCATTTTtacttgtatttgataaatattgttcaatcacaaattataaataataaaataaagtatataattagttattttttatctatatttaatgctctatgcatatgtcgcaagatttgatatgcgtagaaaatcttaaaaaagtttacaaaatttttggaagtaaacaaaggcCAGAATCGTCATCAACACCGCAagcctttcaaaaaaaaaaaaaaagcccgCATGCGCCCTGCAAATGCAAAACGCGATCCTCTTCTCCTCTTAATGGGCTCGCTAATAGTCACTGGCCCGAGATCGACGGATTTGGTGCAAAAGCGGACTGCGGCCTGTGGCAGACGCCAGTTGTCGGCTCAGCCCACACTGTTCTCTTCTCGGCCCGCTCGACGCGCCTGCCGCCCATCTCCATCTCTAGGGATGAAAATAGTATAGATATTTTTCGATCGTATTCgacaccgaattcgtttagatggGTTCAGAtatgtccgtatccgagtctgaatattcaacatccgataccatatccgtattcgaatacgtaaatcgtatatttatgatgtcgacatctaatttatcttatccgacataatTGACAATAtctgtattcgaatccgaatccgaccaaaaatatgaaaacaaatatgatatcggtggtatccgtccgtatccaatccgttttcatccctacccaTCTCGCATCCTCCCTACTTCCGGCGGCGGCTGAACAGAAGGCGGGCAGGCGGCATGGTGTCAGGTTTGTGGTGATTGGTGAGCGatggcgccgccgtggtcgcggcggtggcggcgtgcTCGGATTCTACGTCATGCACCGCGTCGAGACCTCCCCCACCCTATGTCTGTCTACCGCTATCGTCGGTTTTCGGTTCGGCgggctcaggccttgtttagttggcaaaaattttggattttggatacTTTAGCACAGTGGCGGAGCTCCAACAAAAATTTAGGTGGGGCGCATCGCATGCATAACTTCTAATGACATCACAAGGACACACATCAATAGCTAATCTATGGCAAATTTAAATATGAATTGATAAACGATACCTCTCATTTGAAGATAGTAGTCCTATCGAACGAGAAAAAAATGTCCAAACTAAAGACCAAAATCCAACATTCCAAGAGCTAAAAAACCTGTAAATTTAAAGACCTTGGTCTCGGCCTACTCCTCGCTCTCACTCTCCTTCGGCTTCTCCCCGGCCACACCCACGCCCATGCTAGCGCCCACCTCCCCCACCAAATCCACCTATACCAGAGATTCAGAGCAACATGCATATTATCATAGCGCTAGAGCGGTGAGTAGGTGCCACACATATATAACTCGGAGCTAGTCAGGCGGGGCGGCTATAACGAGCGACGGGCGTGGGGTGAGCGTGTGGAGCTCTGTCCTCTAACTCCGAGTGCACCGACGTGCTGCGGACCGTGGAGGGACCATGAATGAACTACGAACCGGAGGAGTCGCGAGCAGGATTAGGGGTGTGGGCCACTTTCACTTAGGCTGGCTAGGATTATTAGGCCTATTTTTCTTCCCTACTCAATTTTTCTTGTGCCTGGCTGCTGCTCACATCGCCACAGATGTTAAACGCTGCCACTCTATTGCTAGTCGCTTGGCCAGAGGGGAGGATGACAAAGGAGGTACTAAAAGCAACTCCAACAACTTGGCTATTCTTATTGTGAGGCTATTTTTGAATTTGTATAGCAAAAAGTAGACTTCAATAGATGTGCTATCTAGTTTTGGAAAATAGAAAGTTGGCTATACTTGATTTTCGGTggacatatatagccaaccattgACACTGGCTATCAGATTTTATAAAATAGCAAGACTGTTATGaatctcttcttttttaagaaattttttattttataaaatagctaAACAATAGAATTTGACTAATAATTTTAGCCAAACTCTTAGAGTTGCTCTAATGGTGCTACTCTAGTAGGTGGGGCAACTGCCCCACCGTGCCTAATGGGGAGCTCCGCCTATGctctagcactttcgtttgtttgtgtcaaatattgttcaatcatagactaattaaggtcaaaaaatttatctcacgatttataggcaaactgtgtaattagtttttgttttcgtctaaatttaatactccatgcatgtaccgtaagatttgatgtgacaaaaaatcttgaattttttttaaactaaacaaggcctcactcaGCATTTCTCTTGCTAGCTTGGAGGCGAGGATGGAGGAGAGGCTGCCGTCCTGCAGAGGTACGAGGTGCATATACTCGCCAAGGCCAAGGGCACAGCAGCCGCAGGACGAGGCGCAGCGGGAGGATAAAAGCCTAGCTCCTCCTGCCCGACTCGTGCCATCCTTCCCCCTCTTGCTTGCCTTTGCAAGGAATCATGTGTGAGGTATATATTGAGGTTGGTTTTTTGGTATTGtagcaattttatttttatttgacaaatattatctaattacggagtaactaggctcgaaagattcatctcacaaattttaggtaaattgtgtaattagtttttatttttgtctttatttaatgctctatgcatgcgaccaaagattcgatgtgacggaaaatcttgaaaatttttgtgaactaaacaaagcctgaaTTTTATGGATTAATTCTAGCCATTTTCTATCCCTTTTTACCTTGCATTGTTTAGTTTTgagttcaggccttgtttagttactcatccaaaaagttttcatccatcacatcaaatatttggacacatacatggagtattaaatgtaagtaaacaaataaattaattacacagtttagctggaaattacgagacggatcttttaagaATAGTTAGTCcacgattagccttaagtgctacagtaacccacatgtgttaatgatagattaattaggtttaataaattcgtctcacaGTTTCCAagcgagttatgtaattagtttcttCATTAGCATCCGAATACTTCTTCCGACATCCTACGAAACATTCGATGCGACATCCAATTTTTCacccaaactaaacaaggcctcagtatcTAGTTTCCACGGTTGTAATCTATACATTTTGTTGAAGCGTACATAATCACCTTGTCGTCGAGCATGGTGGAGGGTCTGGATGACTTGTTCCCAAGGTTCAATGGTGCATGCGTGCAAGCTCTTCCGAGAGCACTCGTAGGACACGATGTCGAGCGCATTTTAGTTAATCCATTTATGTAATATCGATCTATGAAACTCTTTGCTAGGTCGGTTCAACTGCCATCTAACGCGCTTGTTGTGTGTTGGTTGTATTGTAAACTCTTTCTTTTTAATATAATCATACGCGGATCTCCTGCGTATTCGAAAAAAAAATCCAACTCCGTCAGTGCATAGTTGTAACTTTCTGCCTCCACGGGGCCAGACTCGCTTATATCTGGCAACTTTTCTAAGACGTAGTCAGCCCTCATAGACCAACAtcagtcttttctgcacactttatcCTTACTCATGTGCATtcgggaagtacttcccggtcaGTCACCCATTACTATTCTCTAAATTTCTCTAAATCAAATACGTTTAATTTTAGTGTTCTTTACAGATGGGATTCCGAAAAAAGTTACAATTAGTATGAGTATCTATTAATTCTATTAAACTCTGGGCCCGGATGTTATAATAGTGCTTTGGTTCTTTTTGATTGAACTGCAAACAGCTAAGGGCGTGTTTAGTTTccctttttttctaaaaaaaagagtttTGGTctatcattttgcaaaataaaactaaacactatgcaaaatttttggcaaaaaggtggttattctctattttggattttggcctcaaaagtctaaaaaaaaacccaaaaagagccTCAAGCGGCTCTCATGAGGGCAATAAATTCtacattttggatggaactaaacatgaccctGAAAATTTTGATATTTTATATTCCACCATTCTAAAATAGTTGGTATTttgcattttgcattttttaactaaacaccccctaagtaTAGTCAACCAACAAGGAAGGAACTGCTAACCTTTCTAACCAGTTTGGGCCTATTTGGTACAGCTTAACTTCACTAGTGAATCAGCTTTTGTTAGCATTTAGCTTTAGAAACAACTTTACACGTAGAGCTGAAGTTATTTTGGTAAAATGTTTAGTAAAACAACTTCACACATGAGAATAGCAAAATGACCATAATATCccattttatttcttttttttcttctcctttatttttttatttattctaCCTTTCTCTTTTCTTGGTCCTTATCCACTCGCACGAACTGACGAACCGTTCCTGTGCGAGGCAACCATTCATGTGCGGAGGCGGGAGCGACGGCGCTTGGTAGCTCCGTGTTAAGCTTCACCTCCTCATCTGTGTAGCTCATGCCGAGCTCTGTCTTGTCGTCAGGTGCAGCCCGTGCTCCGCGTCGCCGTCGTGGCCCGCGGCCAAGGGTTGCCGTCGCGGCCCGCAGCcgagctccacctcgtcgtTGCGGCCAGCGATCGTGCTCCTCCTCGGCGGTGCAGCTTGTATTCCGCCTCGACCCCGATGTTGCATCGCCGCTGTACCATGCGCTCCGTCTCACCGTCGCCACATACCCAGGGGCAAAAAGGTCTGGGCCCACATGCTGTCAAACGAAGCGCGAGCAAGCTGCTATGCTATTTTCAGCTTCACCATGCGCTACCTGCTTGTCTCACCAGTTTTTCCAGAGTGGCTTTTGCTCGAACCCATTTGGCTAAAACAGCTCATGAATCGGTTCAATAAGCTGTACCGAACAGCCCCTTTGTATTTGTACCTGCTTGTATTTTATCttaattttttaatatataataatataatacCGTAGGTATTATGTTTTTCCTCTTGCAATACATCATTGATTGAACAAAAATAATAccatattaaaaaataatattaagTTCGACTAGCTTTGTATATGTGATAGGTTGTAGATAATGATATTGTGCAGTATATATTCTAACTTCTTCGCCGTCCGGGTCCGCATCTAGTCAAACGTCGTCTTCCTTAAAATAATGCCATCCACTGCCAGTTACAGTAAATAGTTAATAAACAGACGAAAGAAGTAATGGACATGGTAGGTGACGACCAACGACTCTAGTGACTAGCGAACTAGCAAGTGACAAGCAACAAGCAAGAAGCAACCATGGCCGACGACCAACCAGCATGGAAGATACCGCCGATCGTTCAGGAGCTGACCGCCGGCGTGCAGGAGCCACCAAGCCGGTACGTGGTTGGCGAGCAAGATCGTCctgccatggccgccgccgccgccatgcccGAGCCCATTCCCATCGTTGACCTCAGCCGGCTGTCCGCAAACGacggcgccgacgacgacgagaccGCCAAGCTCCTGTCCGCCCTGCAGAATTGGGGCCTCTTCCTGGTACCTCTTTTCTTCTCGTTTCCTCGTATCAAGTGGTGATCTACGTACAGTCCGACCATATGCTCAGACTAGTTCTGTCCAGGCAGTCGGGCATGGAATGGATCCAGGATTTCTCACCGAGATGATGGAGGTGACGAGGGGATTCTTCAACCTCCCGCTCGACGAGAAGCAGAAGTACTCCAACCTGGCCAACGGCAAGGAGTTCAGGTTCGAAGGGTACGGCAACGACATGGTGCTGTCGGAGGACCAGGTCCTGGATTGGTGCGACAGGCTCTACCTCACCGTGGAGCCGGAGTCCCGGATCGTCCGGAGCCTCTGGCCGGCGCAGCCTCCTGCCTTCAGCGACGTCCTGCGCGAGTACACCACCAGGTGCCGGGAGATCGCCGGCGTCGTGCTCGCCAGCCTCGCCAGGCTGCTGGGCCTGCACGAAGGCCGCTTCGTCGGCATGATGAGCGACGGCGTCGCCATGACGCACGCCAGGTTCAACTACTACCCGCGATGCCCCGAGCCGGACCGCGTCTTGGGCCTGAAACCCCACTCCGACGCCTCCGTGATCACCGTCGTTCTCATCGACGACGCTGTCGGCGGGCTCCAGGTGCAGAAGCCCAACGACGATGATGGCGTCTGGTACGACGTGCCCATCGTCCCCAACGCGTTGCTTGTCAACGTTGGGGACGTAACAGAGGTAGGTATCTGCTGCAAGTGCAAATGTGCAATCGTGTTCTTGATCTGACGGGCACTCTGTAAAAATTGTTGCAGATCATGAGCAACGGCTTGTTCAGGAGCCCCGTGCACCGCGCGGTGACGAACGCCGAGAGCGACCGGGTGTCGCTGGCGATGTTCTACACGCTAGACTCGGAGAAGGAGATCGAGCCGCTGCCGGAGCTGGTGGACGACAAGAGGCCGAGGCGGTACAGGAAGACGACGACCAAGGATTATCTGGCATTGCTGTTCGAGAGGTTCACCAGAGGGGAACGAGCCTTGGACGCGGTGAAGATCGACCTCAACGACGACTGAAAACATGAGTGACTCTGGAACAAGAATTAACGATGATCGATGGACGATAGATTCGCATTCGCTTTGTAGGGAAGCTTCTTTCAATCTTGCATTGACCTACATTTAATTCGTGGCTATGTTTTCGTGAAGTGAATCAGTAGCTACCTTTGTATTTGCCATTTGTGCTTTACTCTGTCCTGTTTAATTCAAATCAGCGCTTTGATTTTCTTTTAcatgtaaaaaaagtcaaagcgacTATGTAAAAAGAAAGTCAAAgtgatttataatttagaataaatTGTAGTATTTTGTTTTTGTGAATATGCATGAGTGTGCATATCATTATATTAGATGAAAAGAGTCTGTGCCGCTCTCGGCGTTAGTGTTTTGCTGATGGCTATATCGCGAACTTTACAACCAGCATGGGGTGCTGTGTGAAGCTCCCTACACTCTCACTAGCGCAGTCAACCCTGTCGCACCGGCCTGGATCTAGCCGTCGGCCTCCGCCTTGATGACCGCGAGCAGCTCGGTGATCGTCGACGGTGCATCCTGGAAGCATCTcgaatcggtagctgcctccacGCCCGGTCCTCATTAGTTTTCTGAAGCCAGAGCCAGCGAGTCTGAACTGAAGCGCATACCCGATTAGCTGGATGTCGCCGACCCCTAAGCCTCCCCATTTCAGTAGTCCTGCAACAAGTTTGTCAGGCTCAGGCGACACCAAGCATTTGCCCCTGGTGGACTGGTCTGATCCTGCCCAAAAGAACCTTCTGCAGATTGCGTCGTGATTCTTGCATGCCCACGGCAGGAGGTTTTCTGCCATCATAGCATATATCGGGACTGCACGGAGGACATAATTGACCCAAACTAGGCGCCCCCTGCGTGCCATCAGTCTGCCATGGCTCGGCGGCATCTCGTTTActatgaaaacggtacggagaCTGAATTCGCTTAAAAGGGTTTAGATATGTCAATATCTGAGTCCAAATATTCATCATCCGATATCGTATCGGTATCTGAATacttaaatcatatatttatgatgtccatATCCAAACGTATCTTATTCGACATGATTAACATTATCCATATTCGAATCTGAATCCgactagaaatatgaaaacaaatatgataccgGTGATATCCGTTCGTATCCGATATGTTTTCATCCCTATTTGTGACTGACTCTGAATCCGattagaaatatgaaaacaaatatgacaaCCGATGATATCCGTCCGCATCCGATGCATTTTCATTCCTATTTGCGACTGACTCAACCAAGGCCTGATAATGACTCTTAGGAATCGCCTTTATATTTAGGGGGAGACCCAAGTATTTGATCGAGAAGTTCTGCACCTTGCAGCTGGGAATGGATATCATATCTGGCACTGGCAGTGCTTCCTCGCCTCCAAAGATATATAGGTGTCACCGAACACTTAAGCCAGGTTTCAGGTTTGTGTGCAGTCCAGATGACTGATCGAAGATGCTCAGGTTTTCCTTTACTACAGTTGCCGGCTCCTAGGTTGTTGGTCGAATGAAGAGAATGGCATCGTCTGCATAACGACTGCACTAGAGTTTGATCTAGGCCAACGGCAAAGGCCGCAGCACGCTATCGTGCGAGCCTTGACGAAGAGCCAGTGCAAGACGTCCATAGCAATGATGAAAAGCATTGGTGATAGAGAGTCACCTTGGCGCACCCCGTGCATGTGTCGAATGGACGGTCCTTGGTCACCGTTCAACAAGATGCGAGATGAAGAGGTGCTGAGAAGCGCTTCAACCCAAGATCCCGGTAGGCGTCCCGGATGGCCTCCAGTTCCTCAAGGAACAACAACCTGTCGTTGTTAGTAACTTAGTATTGCTGTCGTGTGAAATGTAACGTTGTAAagcactttttttcttttgctttcaAGATGTGATGAACTAATAACTAAAAGATTTTTATCTGAATCCTGGTATGATTCtacaaaaaatagaaaataaatttCAAATGACAACCAAACAATAAGAAGTGGAGTTAGAACTTAGAACTTCCAGTCTTGGATATCACATGAGATCCAAAAAATATCATGTCGTAATAAAAGGTACGGTGTAAAATTAGGTCGCGTGTATCATTTGAAGGTAACATTTTTATGCATTGATCACATAATGCTCATGATGAATAGTGCAATTTAGCATCAGATTTTTCATGAGCAGTTGTGGTTCTCAGTGTACTGAATCGTTTGTCTTCATGAACTTGACATGAGGCAAATATTTCATTAAGAGCGTCGTTATGTTGCATGAAAATGCTATGCATCCATCTTGCTAATAATGAACCTAATTGGTCAAATTATTCACGAGTTATGCAATTCATAATGTAAAAACTCTATTCCACTTTTGAACTCGAGCTCCTTATATAGATCCACACAGTCTTGAGGGATTTGTACATGTCTCTTTCTTGTTTCATACCTTTTGTGTCAGCACATGTGATGAAATGGAACTTTGCATCTATTCAGCCACCTTGAACAAAAATTCATTCAGTCAAAGACCATCAATGTATGGCTATGTGATGAGAGAGACTATGAATTGATGTATTAGAGGGAACTGAGAGTGGATGTTATTATCTGTCTACTGTCTTCATCGTCCAAATCACATATAATTTTTCTCTTTGTTAGTTTCTTGAATGTAGACATGCATGTAAGCATTTGAATGCTTGGTATAAGTCTTAATCGGAGTATTATTGAGTCTATATTTGAATATTTGGTATAAATCTTGATTGGAGTTGCAACAAAGAATTATCAGAAAAAGAAAGTTAATTGAAGAATTCTTAGTGTGTGCTCCTCCTCACCATATTGCTCCTCCAATACCATCTTCATGTCATCATTTGTCACCGGTTCATCTTCAAACTTGTAACTAAATTTTCATTTTGCAAATAGCCTTGAACAAGTAAACACATAATAGTGTCCTCCATGAACTCCACGAGTATGAACTCAGTATATGTCTGCATTGAAGAGAAGCTACAAATATTACTACAAAGATCCAAACTGTTGGAAAAAACCCTGAAAAACAATAAGTGTGCAGTCAACTGGCTATGTGAAAATCTGATTATTGTCATGAAATATTTAAGAAATACCATACTTTCACCATGTCTACTCCATCGTTATAATTTGCAAGTGGAAAACATAAACAATATGCGGAGTATGAGCTTATCTAAAATAAGATGAACACAACATGAATATTGACAATATGTAAATTCTCACATAGTTTTTATTATTACGTaagatttttttgttttttgagtgataaaagaaaacaatatatgcaaatagaaatatgaaaacaattaCGACTCCGATGATATCTGTTCGTATCCGATGCGTTTTCAATCCTATTTGCGACAGACTCAACCAAGGCCTGATAATGACTCTTAGGAATCGCCTTTGTACTTAGGGGGAGACCCAGGTATTTGATCGGTAAGTTCTGCACCTTGCAGCTTGGAATGGATATGATATCTGGCACTGGTAGTGCTTCCTCGCCTCCAAACATATATAGGTGTCACCGAACACTTAAGCTAGGTTTCAGGTTTGTGTGCAGTCCAGACGACTGACCGAAGATACTCAGGTTTTTCCTTTACTACAATTACCTCCTAGGTTGTTGGTTGAATGAAGAGATTGGCATCGTCTGCATAACGACTGCACTGGAGTTTGATCTCGGCCAACTACAAAGGCCGCAACACGCTATCGTGCGAGGCCTTGACGAAGAGCTGGTGCAAGACGTTCCTAGCAATGATGAAAAGCATTGGTGACAGAGAGTCACCTTGGCGCACCCTGCGCATGTGTCGAATGGCCGGTTTTTGGTCACTGTTCAACAAGATGTGAGATGAAGCGGTTCTGAGAAGCGGTTCAACCCAAGATCCCTGGTAGGCGTCCCTGATGGCCTCCAGTTCCTCAAGGAACAACAACTTGTTGTTGTTAGTAACTTAGTATTGATGTCGTGTGAAATATGATGTTGTAaagcatttttttcttttgctttcaAGATGTGATGAACTAATAACAAAAAGATTTTTATCTGAAAACTAGTATGATTCCtacaaaaaatagaaaataaatttCAAATGACAACCAAACAATAAGATGTGGAGTTAGAACTTTGAACTTTCGGTCTTGGGTATCAGATGAGATTCAAGAAATATTAGGTCGTAATAAAAAGGTACGGTGTAAAATTAGGTAGCGTGTATCATTTGAATGTAGCATTTTGATGCATTGATCACAGAATGCTCATGATGAATAGTACAATTTAGCATCAGATTTTTCATGAGCAGTTGTGGTCCTCAGTGTACTGAATCGTTTGTCTTCATGATCATGACATGAGGCAAatattttattaagagtgtcgTTATGTTTCATGAAAATAGTATGCATCGGCCAAATTATTCATGAGTTATGCAATTCATAATGTAAAAACTCTATTTCACTTTTCAACTCGAGCTCCTTATATAGATCCACAATTGTCTTGAGGGATTTGTACATGTCTCTTTCTTGTTTCATACCTTTTGTGTCAGCACATGTGATGAAATAGAACTTTGCATCTATTCAGCCATCTTGAATAAAAATTCATTCAGTCAAAAACCACCAATGTATGTCCATGTGATGAGAGGGAGACTATGAATTGATGTATTAGAGGGAACTGAGAGTGGATGTTATTATCAGTCCTCATCGTCCAAATCATAAATAAATTTTTCTCTTTGTTAGTTTCTTGAATGTAAACATGCATGTAAGCATTTGAATGCTTGGTATAAGTCTTAATCAGAGTATTATTAAGTCTATATTTGAATGTttgtgtcggcgtctagactcgcggtctaggcactaacgagtataagtctgcgtgactgaccaagcttggatggtgatgcaagtgagacacagaggatttatactggttcgggccaagaatgccctacgtctagtgtggcggtggattctgtataaccttgcacccaaaggtgcttgcagtagggggtacaagctggatgcgagagagggctaagtcccaggtctcggcttggtgtggacagagtgcgggctgttgctctgtgaaagagtgttgtgtgcgtgtgtgttTTTCTGAACTTGTCCGATCTCCCCCtagttgtgaaccctggctccccttttatagtcccaagggaaggccaggtatttacatgagtagatttctttTATTGAAGGGTGAAAACACAGTCCCAACCCTGTTgaggctggtccatctcgtccttgagggatggttgacagcatggctactcctgtagagggttaccgaaccctgtaggggtcgcgggggtcggatcgccagtactgctgcatatcctgtcaacagtgggaaatgaccacaaacagtggtgctgatttacctcacccattccctttctcctgtgcggtagtgtgctacagtgaacaggggtaagggtgtatagtgacagaggtaaggccacagtgaccggggtggttgaaacagtcgtcgccttgccctgccgcgTTACGGGGGCCGTCGCGTCCGTCATGTCGGGGGAAGTCTTGTTACCCAggtggagtggggtccggcgcccgagcctggacggggtcgggcgaaacggagcttgcgtccgagaccctgagtGATCGGGCGAGccggaactggcgtccgaggccctgggggGTCGTCCGTCATGTCGGGGGAAGTCTTGTTACCCAggtggagtggggtccggcgcccgagcctggaTGGGGTCGGGCGAAACGGAGcttgcgtccgagaccctgagtGATCGGGCGAGccggaactggcgtccgaggccctggggggtcgggcgagtcggaattggcgtccgaggccctggggggtcgggcgagtcagaacttgcgtccgaggccctgatgattgtAATTAGTATGTTTTTTCGTGTTTTTTaactgctctgatttgggtatcccttattatggtacccaacagtagcccccgagcctctgaaggggtgaggtcacctcttTAGAGGTTCTCTTCCCTCGAACTATAGTCGACTTGGAGCCTTTtactttttactttttttttcggggggtgcgcgcgagcgcacccgccgggtgtagcccccgagccttttggaggaatgatgttattccttcaaaggctttcaccCCTTGACATCTTTAGTCTGGAGTGTTTCAAGGAAAAtgttgcgtgttctttacacgtagtgcctgttcctgtggtgcgaggaagcccccgagccctttccccgcaagggtcgatcaggttctttctcgtcttgtaatttcgtccctcattcttcctttcgctcggaggaggggtgggccgtgccgtactaccctcggtgggcgagtgacgacacttcccgggagctgcaggcgggtagatccgagtggatgtccgagtcccgttcgataggggtcggctagtggccttatgggcacatctcaaaaagtacccgagggcagtcacggtggatgtcggaaccgttcgttaggtcccgagggctcgatgcctccctcgatgggatcccactctcgtgacacccgcatgggtctcggatatgacttgcaaagatgcgccgactccctgtagggttcggaccttggcctctgttgtgctcatctccagtcatccctcactcagttatcctgaggcgactgttcgaacctgtgtcgcaggtcagtctcgcaacctctggaacgtaggtggccatggcctggggattttgggcCTTGAAAGGCTTTCTTTAGACTCGTTTTTTCgcgtcggggtcgggcgagacggaatctgacGCCCGACTGAGACCTCCATGCGGCGcttggtcagcggggggtcgggcgccgcgtcccttggaaggaaccgccctg is part of the Sorghum bicolor cultivar BTx623 chromosome 10, Sorghum_bicolor_NCBIv3, whole genome shotgun sequence genome and harbors:
- the LOC8067657 gene encoding protein SRG1, giving the protein MADDQPAWKIPPIVQELTAGVQEPPSRYVVGEQDRPAMAAAAAMPEPIPIVDLSRLSANDGADDDETAKLLSALQNWGLFLAVGHGMDPGFLTEMMEVTRGFFNLPLDEKQKYSNLANGKEFRFEGYGNDMVLSEDQVLDWCDRLYLTVEPESRIVRSLWPAQPPAFSDVLREYTTRCREIAGVVLASLARLLGLHEGRFVGMMSDGVAMTHARFNYYPRCPEPDRVLGLKPHSDASVITVVLIDDAVGGLQVQKPNDDDGVWYDVPIVPNALLVNVGDVTEIMSNGLFRSPVHRAVTNAESDRVSLAMFYTLDSEKEIEPLPELVDDKRPRRYRKTTTKDYLALLFERFTRGERALDAVKIDLNDD